The Pyrus communis chromosome 9, drPyrComm1.1, whole genome shotgun sequence genome has a segment encoding these proteins:
- the LOC137746159 gene encoding uncharacterized protein: MGSEGPSPVTIHVTGFKKFHGVSENPTETIVSNLTEYVKKKGSPKGLVLGSCSILETAGQGALADLCQTLRSAIGEQDTSNSSRTIWIHFGVNSGATKFVLERQAFNEATFRYPDEMGWKPQKVPIIPSDGGIAHVRETSLPLEDVTKNLAKKGYEVVISDDAGRFVCNYVYYHSLRFAEQNGTKSLFVHVPRFSTIDEETQMKFAASLLEVLASSY; the protein is encoded by the exons ATGGGGTCTGAAGGGCCTTCGCCAGTAACTATTCATGTGACCGGTTTTAAGAAATTCCACGGAGTTTCGGAGAATCCGACTGAGACAATTGTCAGTAATCTCACAGAGTATGTGAAGAAGAAGGGTTCACCAAAAGGTCTGGTTCTTGGAAGTTGCAGCATTCTTGAGACTGCAGGACAAGGAGCACTTGCTGACCTGTGCCAGACGTTGCGATCTGCTATTGGTGAGCAGGATACTTCAAATTCCAGCAGAACTATTTGG ATACACTTTGGTGTTAATAGTGGTGCAACAAAGTTTGTTCTCGAGCGACAAGCCTTCAATGAAGCTACTTTCCGTTACCCTGATGAAATGGGATGGAAGCCTCAG AAAGTTCCGATTATTCCTTCAGATGGTGGAATTGCACATGTGCGAGAG ACTTCTCTTCCCCTCGAGGACGTAACAAAGAACTTGGCAAAGAAGGGTTATGAGGTGGTGATCTCAGATGATGCAGGCCGGTTTGTGTGCAATTACGTCTACTACCATTCCCTTCGGTTTGCAGAGCAAAACGGGACCAAATCACTTTTTGTTCATGTGCCTCGCTTCTCGACCATAGACGAGGAGACCCAAATGAAGTTTGCTGCTTCCTTGCTAGAGGTACTTGCTTCATCATACTAG
- the LOC137744680 gene encoding WAT1-related protein At1g09380-like, producing the protein MAGYSEYMPFMAMVLVQASYAGMNIISKLAIESDMDPLVLVAYRQVFATAVIAPFAYLMEWKTRPKITLPILFQTFLCSLTGATANQVFYFLGLKTSTATIACALQNTLPAMTFILAVIFRQESAKLKSKAGLSKAMGTIVCVSGAMLLSFYHGHIIGLGDSKIHWTYAQRMGEASSSTKSSSFIGPLFVILSTLGWAFWFIIQARVGESFPAPYTSTTLMCLMASFECGIIAVIADHKAASWSLKDPIRLVASLFAGIMGSALAFFLSSWSIQLKGPLYVSVFSPLLLIIVAIASWALLDEKLYVGTAVGSVLIVAGLYLVLWGKNKETKDEKPTKATGMTKTTDEAKAYEKSDLELQQVHPKSIRDVMG; encoded by the exons ATGGCTGGCTATAGCGAATACATGCCATTCATGGCTATGGTTTTGGTCCAAGCGAGCTATGCAGGAATGAACATTATTTCAAAGCTTGCTATTGAATCTGACATGGACCCTCTTGTTCTTGTTGCTTATCGTCAAGTTTTCGCCACCGCTGTCATTGCTCCCTTTGCTTATTTGATGGAATG GAAAACAAGACCGAAGATCACGTTGCCTATTCTCTTCCAGACGTTTCTGTGCTCATTAACTGG GGCCACTGCAAAtcaggttttttattttctcggtTTAAAGACTTCGACCGCAACGATTGCATGCGCATTGCAAAACACACTTCCGGCCATGACATTTATCCTTGCAGTCATTTTCAG ACAAGAATCTGCAAAGCTCAAGAGCAAAGCAGGGCTATCTAAGGCGATGGGAACAATTGTGTGTGTATCTGGAGCTATGTTACTTTCATTTTACCATGGACACATCATTGGTCTAGGTGACTCCAAAATTCACTGGACTTATGCTCAGAGAATGGGAGAAGCAAGTTCCAGCACCAAATCAAGCTCCTTTATTGGCCCCCTTTTTGTCATCTTAAGCACCTTAGGTTGGGCATTCTGGTTCATAATCCAA GCTAGAGTAGGGGAAAGCTTTCCAGCTCCTTATACAAGCACCACACTGATGTGTTTGATGGCCAGCTTTGAGTGTGGGATCATTGCTGTAATTGCTGATCACAAAGCGGCTTCATGGTCTCTAAAAGATCCCATTAGGCTTGTTGCATCCCTCTTTGCT GGAATTATGGGTTCTGCACTAGCATTCTTCCTCTCTTCATGGAGTATTCAGCTAAAAGGCCCTCTTTACGTGTCCGTGTTTAGTCCCTTGCTCCTCATCATTGTTGCCATTGCAAGCTGGGCTTTACTCGATGAGAAATTATACGTTGGAAC TGCTGTAGGGTCAGTTTTGATTGTTGCCGGGCTCTATCTTGTTCTTTGGGGAAAGAATAAGGAGACGAAGGATGAGAAGCCAACAAAAGCAACAGGCATGACAAAGACGACAGATGAGGCCAAGGCGTATGAGAAAAGCGACTTGGAGCTGCAGCAAGTGCATCCGAAAAGCATCCGTGACGTTATGGGATAG
- the LOC137745795 gene encoding GDSL esterase/lipase At1g09390-like: MSCTQSLGLTLTFFGTVLLIILSASVDGQRNPRPIIFNFGDSNSDTGGLAAGLGFSINPPYGRTFFRRSTGRLTDGRLVLDLLCQSLNGSLLSPYLDSLAGSRFTNGANFAVVGSSTLPKRVPFSLNIQVMQFIHFKATAGSKHLISDEGFRKALYMIDIGQNDLADSFGKNLSYAEVTKRIPSVIAAIKSAVQALYDHGGRNFWIHNTGPLGCLPQKLSLVQKKDLDLYGCLSSYNAAARLFNEGLRHLCNGMRPQLKDATIVYVDVYAIKYDLIANSAKYGFSSPLMACCGNGGPPYNYNIGLTCGHPGSNVCDEGSRYVSWDGIHFTEAANTIVASKILSTKYSTPSIPFDFFCRG; encoded by the exons ATGTCTTGCACTCAGTCACTGGGTCTCACTCTCACGTTCTTCGGCACCGTCCTTCTGATTATTCTCTCAGCCTCCGTCGATGGCCAGCGCAATCCGAGGCCCATCATCTTCAACTTTGGGGACTCCAACTCGGACACCGGTGGACTTGCCGCTGGACTTGGCTTCTCCATCAACCCCCCCTACGGCCGTACTTTCTTCCGCAGATCAACCGGCCGCCTCACCGACGGCCGCCTCGTCCTCGACCTCCTCT GCCAAAGTTTGAATGGAAGTCTGTTGAGTCCATACCTAGACTCTCTGGCAGGGTCGAGGTTCACAAATGGAGCCAACTTTGCAGTTGTCGGGTCCTCTACCCTTCCGAAACGTGTCCCGTTTTCGTTGAATATTCAGGTCATGCAGTTCATCCATTTCAAGGCTACTGCAG gttcaaaacATTTGATAAGCGATGAAGGTTTCCGGAAAGCACTTTACATGATCGATATTGGACAAAATGATCTTGCTGATTCGTTTGGTAAAAACCTTTCGTACGCTGAAGTGACGAAGAGAATCCCATCAGTTATTGCAGCAATCAAGAGCGCCGTTCAG GCTTTATATGATCACGGTGGGAGGAACTTTTGGATACACAATACCGGGCCATTGGGTTGTCTCCCTCAAAAGCTTTCGCTAGTCCAGAAGAAGGATTTGGATCTATATGGATGTCTTTCAAGTTACAACGCGGCTGCGAGGTTGTTCAACGAAGGATTGCGCCATCTATGCAATGGGATGAGACCTCAATTAAAGGATGCTACTATAGTTTATGTAGATGTATACGCCATCAAGTATGATCTCATTGCCAACTCCGCGAAATACG GTTTCTCTAGCCCGCTAATGGCATGCTGCGGCAATGGAGGCCCTCCGTACAATTACAACATCGGTTTGACATGTGGTCATCCTGGTTCTAATGTCTGCGATGAAGGATCCCGATATGTGAGCTGGGATGGGATTCATTTCACCGAAGCTGCAAACACAATAGTAGCTTCGAAAATCCTTTCCACAAAATATTCCACGCCAAGCATTccatttgatttcttttgtcGCGGTTAG
- the LOC137744732 gene encoding uncharacterized protein: MTRSSHPIREHILDFDDDFERELRRKRKNPEPSESSESSESVSEFEEEEPTARVGEEDMAADNRTIKELFASGLANAAPFCIQYPRAAQDKTDEFELKSSLLHHIPKFHGLSMEDPNKHLKEFEVVCSSMTPVNVDGSILKMKAFPFSLLEKAKDWLYELAPGTVTSWESMKRAFFEKFFPTSRVILLRKKISGIQQSQGESFPTYYERFKTLVASCPQHQMKEELLIQYFYEGLLPIERQMLDASAGGALVDKTPMAAKNLIANRALNAQQYEGIGQRDPPQQQLNEVSSQFDLQTQLANLISLVSQMAEGMKIQSPIVCGVCSIQGHHSEKCPQLIENGGWESANAIEFPSQNQPRNDPYSNTYNLGWRDHSNFKWREPQLPYQQGGFRQQPPGFYTNTHGQDQTQPQSIQNHQGTSLDNATILKVLTSLSQGQENQNKVLQNQEKVLQNHEKAMQNQDKRMDHLEKQIGQIAEFVGQFRDQGKLTSSTIVNPKRGFETANAITLRSGKEVGTTSTPSKTSPNEDETLQHEEEAANKPTARTQSPLPQAPKDTTSSNASHSATKGKLGSNLINSNSVPPNVPFPDRFLQTKKEEDEKDILETFRKVHVNIPLLDAIKQIPKYAKFLRKICKTRKRIREKEVVHVSENVSAMLQRKLPPKCKDPGSFTIPCVIGNTKFEHVMLDLGASINVMPYSVYASMNLGELKNDGVIIQLADRSNAYPRGVLEDVLVQVDHLIFPADFYVLDMEDSTHSPPSPLLLGRPFMKTAHTKIDVAKGALTMEFGGDTINFKVSESIENPNDVRSCFAIGTIKNIGQERSTPIKKDASRTTIEEGIGGKHKKHAIALQTPNLAVPKDTIGEMVAALGALPQHPSKSPIPIPIPISTNPLLPFLVQVPNQFQGGGSIYMDFRNQNTTIRDDHYPFPFIEPYYESVEGQVVEDIPLHAVGSK, translated from the coding sequence atgactcggagttctcatccgattcgtgaacatatcttggactttgacgacgatttcgagcgagagttgagacgaaagagaaagaacccagaacctagcgaatcaagtgaaagttccgagtccgtttctgaatttgaagaagaggaacccacggcaagagtgggtgaagaagacatggcagcggacaaccgaacaatcaaggagctttttgcctcgggattggccaatgccgcacccttttgcatccaatacccaagggcggctcaagacaagaccgacgaatttgaattgaagtcaagcttgttgcaccacattccaaagttccatggactgtccatggaggatcccaacaagcatttgaaggagttcgaggtggtgtgttcgagcatgactccagttaacgttgatggtagcattttgaagatgaaggctttcccgttctcacttttggagaaggccaaggattggttatacgagttagCACCCGGAACTGTCacctcttgggagagcatgaagagggcgttttttgaaaagttctttcctacttcaagagtcattctcttgagaaagaagattagcggaattcaacaaagtcaaggggagtcttttccaacatactatgagcgttttaaaacccttgttgcatcatgtcctcaacatcaaatgaaggaggagcttctaattcaatacttttatgaaggtcttcttcccattgaaagacaaatgcttgatgcttcggcgggaggagcgttggtggataaaacccctatggcagccaagaacctCATTGCAAACCgagctctcaatgcacaacaatacgaaggaattgggcaaagggaccccccacagCAACagttgaatgaggtaagttctcaattcgatcttcaaactcaattagctaatcttatttctcttgtgtctcagatggccgaaggaatgaagatccaaagtccaattgtatgtggcgtatgttctattcaaggtcatcattcggaaaagtgccctcaattgattgagaatggtgggtgggagagtgcaaacgccattgagtttccaagccaaaatcaaccaaggaatgatccatattccaatacatacaatctgggttggagagaccattcaaacttcaagtggagggagcctcaactaccttaccaacaaggaggctttaggcagcaacccccggggttttacaccaacacccacggccaagaccaaacccaaccccaatccatccaaaaccatcaaggtacgtctttagataatgctacgaTTCTTAAGGTActtactagtttgtctcaggggcaagaaaatcaaaacaaagtattgcaaaaccaagaaaaagtattGCAAAACCACGaaaaggcaatgcaaaaccaagacaaaaggatgGACCATTTagagaagcaaatagggcagattgcggagtttgtggggcaattccgagaccaaggcaagctcacaagctcaaccattgtcaatccaaagagagggttcgaaacggccaacgcaatcaccttgaggagtggaaaagaagttggcactacatccacaccatccaaaacaagtcctaatgaagacgagacgttgcaacatgaagaggaggctgcaaacaagcccacggcaaggacacaatcccctttgccgcaagcacctaaggacactacttcatccaatgcatcccattcggccaccaaaggtaagttgggttcaaatttgattaattctaactccgttccacccaatgttccttttcctgacagatttttgcaaacaaagaaggaggaggatgaaaaagacatcctggagacgtttagaaaggtgcatgtcaatatcccgctcctagatgcaataaagcaaattccgaagtacgctaagtttttaAGGAAGATTTGTaaaacaaggaaacggattcgggagaaagaggtggtacatgtaagtgagaatgtctctgcaatgttgcaaagaaagctgccacctaaatgcaaagatccaggtagtttcactatcccttgtgtaattggtaatacaaagtttgaacatgttatgctagatttaggtgcatcaattaatgttatgccatactctgtttatgcatctatgaatctaggagagcttaaaaatgatggtgttattattcaattagctgatcgatctaatgcatacccgagaggagttttggaagatgttttggtgcaggtagaccacttgatttttcctgcagatttctatgtgcttgacatggaggattcaacccactctccaccatcgccactcttacttggacgacctttcatgaaaacagcccacaccaagattgacgtggccaagggagccttaactatggagtttggtggtgatacgattaactttaaagtttctgaatccattgagaatcctaatgatgttcgttcttgttttgccattggtacaattaaaaatatagggcaggaacgttcaacacctatcaagaaggatgcgtctagaaccaccatcgaggaaggaattggaggGAAGCACAAGAAGCACGCCATTGCCCTACAAACGCCCAATCTGGCTGTACCTAAGGATAcaattggcgagatggtggctgccctaggggcattgccacaacatcctagtaagtctccaatcccaattccaattcccatttcaactaatccGTTGTTACCTTTTTTGGTGCAAGTTCcaaatcaatttcaaggtggtgggagcatttacatggacttccggaaccaaaataccaccattagGGATGATCACTATCCCTtcccattcatagagccatattacgaaagtgttgaagggcaagttgtggaggacattccactccatgccgtgggctccaagtga